One genomic window of Candidatus Zixiibacteriota bacterium includes the following:
- a CDS encoding undecaprenyl-diphosphate phosphatase: MSYLDAIILGLVQGLTEFLPVSSSGHLVIAENLLHAKIPGVLFELAVHFGTLMSVVIYFRRKILDLIKSLFIPAMKKERAMVFYLCIGTIPAVIIAILLKDSIEQAFSSPLVTSILLLVTGLILFSTAIPRRNEKDSTIGNSIMVGIGQALAIFPGISRSGTSISFGLFSGLKPVAAAEFSFLLSIPAIIGAIVFKANEIATVNPAMIGQYILGTTMSFLSGLAAVYFLLDIIRKGKFEYFGIYCTIVGFGGIIIFG; this comes from the coding sequence ATGAGTTATCTGGATGCCATTATTCTCGGTCTGGTCCAGGGATTGACCGAATTCCTGCCGGTATCATCTTCGGGACACCTGGTTATAGCCGAAAATCTCCTTCATGCAAAAATCCCCGGGGTCCTGTTCGAACTGGCAGTACATTTCGGGACTCTGATGTCGGTTGTCATTTATTTCCGGCGGAAGATTCTGGATTTGATAAAATCGCTCTTTATTCCCGCCATGAAGAAAGAAAGGGCCATGGTCTTTTATCTTTGTATCGGGACCATCCCGGCCGTGATAATAGCCATTCTTCTCAAGGATAGTATTGAACAGGCTTTTTCCTCACCGCTGGTGACGTCAATTCTCCTGCTGGTAACCGGCCTGATTCTTTTTTCCACGGCTATTCCCAGAAGAAATGAAAAGGATAGTACCATTGGAAATTCGATCATGGTCGGGATCGGGCAGGCCCTGGCCATCTTTCCGGGAATATCACGATCCGGAACCTCCATTTCATTCGGCCTTTTTTCCGGGTTGAAACCGGTGGCCGCCGCGGAATTCTCGTTTCTCCTTTCAATTCCCGCCATTATCGGGGCGATTGTATTCAAGGCGAATGAAATCGCCACAGTAAATCCGGCTATGATCGGGCAATATATTCTGGGTACCACCATGTCATTCCTCTCCGGTCTGGCGGCGGTTTATTTTCTTCTGGATATTATTCGCAAGGGGAAGTTCGAATATTTCGGAATTTATTGCACTATTGTCGGATTCGGCGGCATAATTATATTCGGTTGA
- a CDS encoding sigma-54-dependent Fis family transcriptional regulator yields the protein MKNILIVDDDAEVSKSLANLFDPERFHFYFLGDGRQSIDFLKSHGDIDAVLLDVNLPGMSGLDILKQVKLNDIRIPIIMISGFISTENAMEAMREGAYEYLTKPFEIQKLIDNVNKACGQKKNRSKTIRPLGESEPYDVDEIVGKSPEIVEIAKLIGQVAKSDAAVLIFGESGTGKELIARAIHRSSHRRSKPFLSVNCAALAETLLESELFGHEKGAFTGAYFKRLGKFEQANQGTIFLDEIADMSMLTQSKLLRALQEKKFERVGGNETIEVDVRVVAATNKSLVQCMKEGSFRVDLFYRLKVASIFIPPLRERKDDIPLLADHFVNRFSGQLGKDIRGVSQKALTMLMKYPWPGNVRELENNIHTACVMTKSDILQPDDFPIFSEIESRVEIDLDNLQDDYIEVFRKIIDPVLPKLINNSQGKIYYFLESALERALISSCLKHFGSNQVRTSEMLGISRNTLRDRMAKYNIF from the coding sequence ATGAAAAATATATTGATTGTCGACGATGATGCCGAAGTTTCAAAGTCATTGGCCAATCTTTTTGATCCCGAGCGGTTCCATTTTTATTTCCTTGGAGATGGCCGCCAATCGATAGATTTTTTAAAAAGCCATGGTGATATTGATGCTGTTTTGCTGGATGTCAATTTGCCCGGGATGTCGGGTCTTGATATTTTAAAACAGGTCAAGCTCAATGACATCAGAATCCCGATCATTATGATTTCCGGTTTCATCTCTACCGAAAACGCTATGGAAGCGATGAGAGAAGGGGCCTATGAATATTTAACCAAACCATTTGAAATCCAGAAACTGATAGACAATGTCAACAAAGCCTGCGGACAGAAAAAAAACCGGAGTAAGACCATCCGACCACTGGGCGAAAGCGAACCCTATGATGTCGATGAAATCGTGGGGAAATCACCTGAAATCGTTGAAATCGCCAAGCTGATTGGACAAGTTGCCAAATCGGATGCGGCTGTTTTGATTTTCGGTGAATCCGGAACCGGGAAGGAATTAATTGCCCGGGCCATCCATCGCTCATCCCATCGTCGCAGCAAACCTTTTCTCTCGGTCAATTGCGCCGCCTTGGCCGAAACTCTTCTGGAATCGGAGTTGTTCGGTCATGAAAAGGGAGCCTTTACCGGTGCCTATTTCAAGCGTCTGGGGAAATTCGAACAGGCCAACCAGGGGACCATTTTCCTTGATGAAATCGCAGACATGTCGATGCTGACCCAGTCCAAACTGCTAAGAGCCCTGCAGGAAAAGAAATTCGAACGGGTCGGCGGTAATGAAACCATTGAAGTTGACGTCCGGGTGGTTGCGGCAACCAATAAATCGCTGGTTCAATGCATGAAAGAAGGCTCCTTCCGGGTTGATCTCTTTTATCGCCTAAAAGTGGCCTCAATCTTCATCCCGCCACTTCGTGAACGTAAAGATGATATCCCGCTTCTGGCCGATCATTTTGTCAACCGCTTTTCCGGACAACTGGGCAAAGACATCCGGGGGGTTTCACAAAAAGCTCTGACCATGCTAATGAAGTATCCCTGGCCGGGCAATGTCCGTGAACTTGAGAATAATATCCATACGGCATGCGTTATGACCAAATCGGACATCCTGCAGCCGGATGATTTTCCGATTTTTTCCGAAATCGAAAGCAGGGTGGAAATCGACCTGGATAATCTTCAAGATGATTATATTGAGGTATTCCGGAAGATTATCGATCCGGTCCTGCCAAAATTGATTAATAATTCTCAAGGAAAGATCTATTATTTCCTGGAATCGGCTTTGGAACGGGCTTTGATTTCATCATGCCTGAAGCATTTTGGCTCCAATCAAGTACGAACCTCGGAAATGCTGGGTATCTCGCGCAATACGCTTCGCGATCGAATGGCCAAGTACAATATCTTTTAA
- a CDS encoding sodium-dependent transporter, whose product MAEQRQRWGTRVGVILAVAGSAVGLGNFLRFPVQAGKYGEGAFMIPYLIALLLVGIPLMWVEWTAGRYGGGFGHSSAPGIFHSLWNKNRFIKYFGIFGIFGPFLIYMYYVYIESWCLAYAYYSLTGQLSNLASSESFIHFLSGYQGIDSAGFIAGTAPGVIFFIITFILNISVTYFGIRGGIEKLCNIAMPILFFFGIVLAIRVITLFAPDPLHPDWSSINGLGFLWNADLSALGSPKVWVAATGQIFFTLSVGMGVILTYSSYLRKSDDVALSGLAAASTNEFAEVILGGSIVIPAAFIFFGPNDIVGIAESGAFNLGFVTMPQIFNQLPLGAIFGFLWFFMLFLAGITSSISIAQPSVAFLEDEFDISRPRAVKIFGIAAFILCQPALWFLHRGVLDDLDFWGANFVIVFGAALEIILLAWVFGIDKAWDELHLGSKIKIPRIYRFIIKYITPTALIVLLAWWIKEEWWNVITMQGVPDENIPYVLGTRLLLLSILIILAIMVRMAWRRRKRNQKEGDIS is encoded by the coding sequence ATGGCGGAACAAAGACAACGATGGGGAACCAGGGTCGGAGTTATACTTGCGGTTGCCGGGTCGGCCGTCGGTTTGGGGAATTTCCTTCGTTTTCCCGTGCAGGCCGGTAAATACGGCGAGGGCGCTTTCATGATTCCGTACCTGATCGCTCTGTTATTGGTTGGAATACCATTGATGTGGGTCGAATGGACGGCCGGGCGCTATGGCGGAGGATTCGGGCATTCCAGCGCCCCCGGCATTTTTCATTCTCTCTGGAACAAAAACCGCTTTATTAAATATTTCGGCATTTTCGGGATATTCGGTCCCTTTTTAATTTATATGTACTATGTTTATATTGAGTCCTGGTGCCTGGCATACGCCTACTATTCCCTTACCGGGCAATTATCGAATCTGGCATCAAGCGAGAGTTTCATACATTTCCTTTCAGGCTATCAGGGTATCGACAGCGCCGGATTCATTGCCGGGACTGCTCCGGGGGTTATATTTTTCATTATCACCTTTATACTCAATATATCGGTGACCTATTTCGGTATTCGCGGGGGAATAGAAAAACTGTGTAACATTGCCATGCCGATCCTCTTCTTCTTCGGGATTGTCCTGGCTATCAGAGTCATCACTCTTTTCGCCCCGGACCCCCTGCATCCCGATTGGAGTTCTATCAACGGTCTGGGATTTTTATGGAATGCTGATCTGTCGGCCTTAGGATCTCCAAAGGTATGGGTGGCCGCCACCGGGCAAATATTCTTTACGCTGTCGGTCGGAATGGGAGTCATCCTGACATATTCCAGTTATTTGAGAAAAAGTGATGATGTCGCCTTGTCCGGTTTGGCGGCGGCCTCGACCAATGAATTTGCCGAGGTTATTCTGGGCGGGTCCATCGTTATTCCGGCCGCCTTTATATTTTTTGGTCCCAATGATATCGTCGGAATTGCCGAATCAGGAGCCTTTAACCTTGGCTTTGTCACCATGCCGCAAATCTTTAACCAACTGCCTCTTGGCGCTATCTTCGGGTTTTTATGGTTTTTCATGCTGTTTCTGGCAGGGATTACTTCATCGATTTCCATCGCACAACCATCGGTGGCCTTTCTGGAAGATGAATTCGATATCAGCCGCCCCAGGGCCGTGAAAATATTCGGTATCGCGGCTTTTATCTTATGCCAGCCGGCGCTCTGGTTTTTGCACCGGGGAGTCCTCGATGATCTTGATTTCTGGGGTGCCAATTTTGTTATTGTCTTTGGAGCGGCGCTCGAGATAATTCTCCTGGCCTGGGTATTCGGTATTGATAAAGCCTGGGATGAATTACACCTGGGAAGCAAAATAAAAATCCCACGAATTTATCGATTCATCATTAAATACATCACCCCCACCGCCCTGATTGTCCTGCTGGCCTGGTGGATCAAGGAAGAGTGGTGGAATGTCATAACCATGCAGGGTGTTCCCGATGAAAATATTCCCTATGTTCTCGGGACAAGATTACTTCTGTTGAGTATCCTGATAATCCTGGCCATAATGGTTCGCATGGCCTGGCGACGGCGTAAACGGAATCAGAAGGAGGGTGACATATCATGA